The window ACTCATCTTCTCACTTACCTTTTTATGTAGCGTTTACTATGCCAAATAGTAACCTATAGCACCGGGTACTGGCTTGATACCTCCAACCCATTCCCTGCATATCAGAACAAAGATCCGGTCACACAAGGGAAGGATAGGATTTCAAGAATGCATGCGCATTGAAAAGCACAAAGTGCACCAATATAAGAACACAAATCCTTCAATTTCAGATAAGAGTTGTATTGCACGAGGAATGACTCACCATCCGGATCGAAGAAGAATACTTGCTTCGTCTTCCCATCCGGCTGACTCTGCTCATGCACCGGAATCCCTTTATCCTGCTCAAACAAAATAGGCAAATCTTCAACAAAACAATGAAGGAAACTGAATGCAATAGGATACTGAACTGCTCTTCAATTATGGTTCGATGGTAAAAGGTACTATATGTTGGTTCATTCgtcaaaagtaaaaaatgctGATGCTGCTGAACATGACCGACGAACACATCTAGAACTAGGTTTTATATACGAATTATACGGTAAAGCAGCTTGTTGCAATCCACCTATTGTAACACTATGAAGCAAAAACATCTAAAATAACATTGATTCAGCCAATAAGGTCCGATTAAAAACTTCGAAAGCACCTCTACACTAAATAAACATTCCCAATGATAAATCGATATGCATCATCTATAGGCTCATTAAAAACCAGAATCACACCACAGCAAACACATACTCGCCCATGCAAAGAATAAGCTAATCAAATCAACTAATTGCACAAAACAGAGAAGAGAGACTAGAGTGTGGACCTTTACTCTCTGAACAAAGGAGTCGAATTCGGGTACATAGAAACAGACATGGTGTCCTCTTGGAAGGTTCTTGGGGTCTGCCACGGATGCCACGGCGCTCCATGGACCTTCAGGGAGCATGACAGTGGGGTCCCTCTCTATGAGGTGCAACAACATAGATGATCCAAGCTTCAACCATATCACCTCGAAATCGAATTTTGGAGACTCTATTTGCTCAAACCCAAAAACCTTCATCACCAAagtaaaatacaaaacaaaacaagaaaaatttCAGTAATCAAGATCAAATTCTAACTCTAGAGATCCCAAAACCCTTCATTACCAGAAAACAGAAAAGGGGCAAA is drawn from Salvia hispanica cultivar TCC Black 2014 chromosome 6, UniMelb_Shisp_WGS_1.0, whole genome shotgun sequence and contains these coding sequences:
- the LOC125192812 gene encoding lactoylglutathione lyase, with protein sequence MAAAAQGPCLNHISRETSDIKRLAAFYTEVFGFEQIESPKFDFEVIWLKLGSSMLLHLIERDPTVMLPEGPWSAVASVADPKNLPRGHHVCFYVPEFDSFVQRVKDKGIPVHEQSQPDGKTKQVFFFDPDGNGLEVSSQYPVL